The genome window AATCTACCAATTCATCGTCGCCAGCCGCCAACCGTGCTTCAATCTGCGACACGTAGCGTGCATCATCATCGTCCAGTAGTTTCTCTGAGCGTTGAATAGTGGGAGTCAGTTCAGGAATTGGAAGCATGGCCCCTCCGCATTGGCAGTCAGATCAGCAATCCAAATTTGACACGCACTTGACCACAAAGAACGCATAGAGCACAAAGAAACGGCAGAAGAGTCGCGGATTGGCGGGGTCTTTGTGCTCTTTGTGTTCTATGTGGCAAAAAAATCGCTCAAATTTGGAATTCCAGCAGTCAGATGATCATTACTTGCCAATTATACACGGGGCTGCGCGGTGGTCAATTCACCTGCAGTAGTTTCTCCAAACGCCGCTGCGTGTTTTGCTGCGCCAGCCGGTTGCCGTGGTGCTCGTGGATGCGCATGGCGGATTGCAGGGCTTCGATGGCCTCGGCCCGGCGGCTCAGTCCGGCCAGGGAGCGCCCCACGGCCTGCAGCACCACGCCGCGGCCGGCGTCATCACCGTAGGACTCGACCAGGGACAGCGCGGTCTGCGCACGCCAGAGGGCCTGCGTCCACTCCCCACGCGCGGCCAGCGCATGGTGCAGGAAAAGGTGCGCTTTGGTCTCATAGACCACATCGCCCGAGGCTTGCACCAGGGCTAACGCCTCGTGCAGCCATGCCTCCAGCGCAGCCGTCTGCGCCGCGGTCAATGGCTGCAACTCAACCACCGTCAGACCGCCCGCCGCGGCCACGGCCGCGTCCAGGTGTACGCGCGCGCGGTTGATCAGAGCATCAGCCCGGCGTGGCGGGTCGCCGATCGCCGCAGCCAGCGCCACGGCCTGCTCCGCGTACGCCTGCGCGGGCGCAAAGTGGTCCGCGGTCAGGTAGATCTCCGCCAGCAAGTTGGCCGCAATCACTTGCCGCAGGCGATCCTGGCCGGCTGCGGCCAATGCCAGCACGCGTTCACCCCAGGCCAGCGCCTCATCCAGGTCTCCCTGCCGGAAGCACATCGTGGCCAGGCGGTGCAACAGATTGAACAGGCGTGCAGCGTCCACGCGATCGGCCGCCGCGGCCAGGCGGGCCAGGCAGGCCTTCCACTCCTGCCACTGCCCGCTGTACATCATGTCGCTGTGCAGGGCAATAGCCAGGTCCACCGCCAACGGCAGGCATGCGCCGGTGGTGGCCGCCCACCACAGCGCGCGCAGCGCATGCCCCCGCAGCGGCTGCAAAGCCAGGTGATCGGCCGGTTGACGCCAGCGGGCCAGCCAGTAATGCAAACTGCGCTCCAGGCCGCTCAAAAAGTCAACGTTCAGATCAGGCTCGATCATGAGAGCGCCGTCGGCGTCATCACGCCCACCAGTTCAGACAGGACGAAATACTCGGT of Candidatus Amarolinea dominans contains these proteins:
- a CDS encoding tetratricopeptide repeat protein; this translates as MIEPDLNVDFLSGLERSLHYWLARWRQPADHLALQPLRGHALRALWWAATTGACLPLAVDLAIALHSDMMYSGQWQEWKACLARLAAAADRVDAARLFNLLHRLATMCFRQGDLDEALAWGERVLALAAAGQDRLRQVIAANLLAEIYLTADHFAPAQAYAEQAVALAAAIGDPPRRADALINRARVHLDAAVAAAGGLTVVELQPLTAAQTAALEAWLHEALALVQASGDVVYETKAHLFLHHALAARGEWTQALWRAQTALSLVESYGDDAGRGVVLQAVGRSLAGLSRRAEAIEALQSAMRIHEHHGNRLAQQNTQRRLEKLLQVN